From one Esox lucius isolate fEsoLuc1 chromosome 11, fEsoLuc1.pri, whole genome shotgun sequence genomic stretch:
- the LOC105013305 gene encoding plexin domain-containing protein 1-like isoform X1, whose translation MCLGALLLLCLSQAELGKVWAQQQTGMLWNDANGHQHEMPPQPNMAPREQRLSYTRVVREAVGGAVTIDTLPDNMTHLVEDNGRYYSVSWFGPDDRRTDELWVDLNNFQHGQVRMHGILSNTHRQAARVALSFNFPFYGHNLRQITIATGGFIFMGEVTHRMLTATQYIAPLMANFDPGFSKESTVQYMDNGESFVVQWERVRLRGREAEGAYTFQAALHHTGTITFSYRDIPLPVEMISSPEHPVRVGLSDAFMVNLPSLQSPDTQRRMIYEYHRVDVDTTKITNYSAYEFTALPTCLQHDSCDLCLSSKLTSGCAWCNVLQRCSDGMERHRQEWLDYGCSEQAKDVTCEDYSQEGPDSSVYPSVLPTSITTPSGPLLEGPATRDDTKPVIRYSSNDVETGAPRPHDRPGQTVVIASVVAAVVVLVALILLALYINAHPFPTSPICLLQRRNSHWPSMKFRKQGFQSSYSEVEVDVHEKEGIIEAGRC comes from the exons GCATGCTTTGGAATGACGCAAATGGACACCAGCACGAGATGCCACCACAGCCAAACATGGCTCCCAGAGAACAGAGGCTGAGCTACACCAGGGTGGTCAGGGAGGCTGTGGGAGGAGCAGTGACCATAGACACCCTACCAGACAACATGACACATCTAGTG GAGGACAACGGTAGGTATTACTCAGTGAGTTGGTTTGGCCCAGATGACCGACGCACTGATGAACTCTGGGTAGATCTCAACAACTTCCAGCATGGCCAAGTCAGAATGCATGGCATTCTGtccaatacacacagacaggctgcG AGGGTTGCCCTCTCCTTTAACTTCCCCTTCTATGGACATAACCTGAGGCAGATTACCATAGCAACCGGAG GTTTTATTTTCATGGGAGAGGTCACACACCGCATGCTGACAGCGACACAGTACATCGCCCCCCTCATGGCTAACTTTGACCCCGGCTTCTCCAAGGAGTCTACTGTGCAGTACATGGACAATG GCGAGTCATTTGTGGTTCAGTGGGAGCGGGTGAGACTTCGCGGGAGGGAGGCGGAGGGAGCATACACCTTCCAGGCGGCCCTGCACCACACAGGGACCATCACCTTCAGCTACAGAGAT ATACCTTTACCAGTGGAGATGATAAGTTCTCCTGAACACCCTGTGAGGGTAGGGTTGTCGGACGCATTCATGGTGAACCTGCCTTCCCTTCAATCCCCAG ATACCCAACGTCGGATGATCTATGAGTACCATAGGGTGGACGTTGATACAACCAAGATCACCAACTACTCTGCCTATGAATTCACTGCACTGCCTA CCTGCCTTCAGCACGACAGCTGTGATCTCTGCCTCTCGTCCAAACTGACGTCTGGCTGTGCCTGGTGCAATGTCCTCCAGAG GTGCTCAGATGGAATGGAGAGGCACAGACAGGAGTGGCTGGACTACGGCTGTTCGGAGCAG GCCAAAGATGTCACCTGTGAGGACTATTCCCAGGAAGGACCAGATAGCTCTGTTTACCCTTCAGTTTTGCCGACCTCCATCACCACCCCCTCGGGGCCCCTGCTTGAAGGCCCTGCCACTCGTG ACGACACCAAACCAGTGATCCGGTACAGCAGCAACG ATGTTGAGACCGGAGCCCCACGACCGCACGACAGGCCAGGTCAGACAGTGGTCATAGCGAGTGTGGTAGCTGccgtggtggtgctggtggCCCTGATCCTGCTGGCACTTTACATCAACGCTCATCCCTTTCCAACCTCCCCCATCTGTCTCCTGCAG CGACGCAACAGCCACTGGCCATCCATGAAGTTCCGAAAACAGGGATTTCAATCCAGCTACTCAGAAGTAGAGGTTGATGTTCATGAGAAGGAAGGCATCATAGAAGCTGGTCGGTGTTGA
- the LOC105013305 gene encoding plexin domain-containing protein 1-like isoform X2 yields the protein MLWNDANGHQHEMPPQPNMAPREQRLSYTRVVREAVGGAVTIDTLPDNMTHLVEDNGRYYSVSWFGPDDRRTDELWVDLNNFQHGQVRMHGILSNTHRQAARVALSFNFPFYGHNLRQITIATGGFIFMGEVTHRMLTATQYIAPLMANFDPGFSKESTVQYMDNGESFVVQWERVRLRGREAEGAYTFQAALHHTGTITFSYRDIPLPVEMISSPEHPVRVGLSDAFMVNLPSLQSPDTQRRMIYEYHRVDVDTTKITNYSAYEFTALPTCLQHDSCDLCLSSKLTSGCAWCNVLQRCSDGMERHRQEWLDYGCSEQAKDVTCEDYSQEGPDSSVYPSVLPTSITTPSGPLLEGPATRDDTKPVIRYSSNDVETGAPRPHDRPGQTVVIASVVAAVVVLVALILLALYINAHPFPTSPICLLQRRNSHWPSMKFRKQGFQSSYSEVEVDVHEKEGIIEAGRC from the exons ATGCTTTGGAATGACGCAAATGGACACCAGCACGAGATGCCACCACAGCCAAACATGGCTCCCAGAGAACAGAGGCTGAGCTACACCAGGGTGGTCAGGGAGGCTGTGGGAGGAGCAGTGACCATAGACACCCTACCAGACAACATGACACATCTAGTG GAGGACAACGGTAGGTATTACTCAGTGAGTTGGTTTGGCCCAGATGACCGACGCACTGATGAACTCTGGGTAGATCTCAACAACTTCCAGCATGGCCAAGTCAGAATGCATGGCATTCTGtccaatacacacagacaggctgcG AGGGTTGCCCTCTCCTTTAACTTCCCCTTCTATGGACATAACCTGAGGCAGATTACCATAGCAACCGGAG GTTTTATTTTCATGGGAGAGGTCACACACCGCATGCTGACAGCGACACAGTACATCGCCCCCCTCATGGCTAACTTTGACCCCGGCTTCTCCAAGGAGTCTACTGTGCAGTACATGGACAATG GCGAGTCATTTGTGGTTCAGTGGGAGCGGGTGAGACTTCGCGGGAGGGAGGCGGAGGGAGCATACACCTTCCAGGCGGCCCTGCACCACACAGGGACCATCACCTTCAGCTACAGAGAT ATACCTTTACCAGTGGAGATGATAAGTTCTCCTGAACACCCTGTGAGGGTAGGGTTGTCGGACGCATTCATGGTGAACCTGCCTTCCCTTCAATCCCCAG ATACCCAACGTCGGATGATCTATGAGTACCATAGGGTGGACGTTGATACAACCAAGATCACCAACTACTCTGCCTATGAATTCACTGCACTGCCTA CCTGCCTTCAGCACGACAGCTGTGATCTCTGCCTCTCGTCCAAACTGACGTCTGGCTGTGCCTGGTGCAATGTCCTCCAGAG GTGCTCAGATGGAATGGAGAGGCACAGACAGGAGTGGCTGGACTACGGCTGTTCGGAGCAG GCCAAAGATGTCACCTGTGAGGACTATTCCCAGGAAGGACCAGATAGCTCTGTTTACCCTTCAGTTTTGCCGACCTCCATCACCACCCCCTCGGGGCCCCTGCTTGAAGGCCCTGCCACTCGTG ACGACACCAAACCAGTGATCCGGTACAGCAGCAACG ATGTTGAGACCGGAGCCCCACGACCGCACGACAGGCCAGGTCAGACAGTGGTCATAGCGAGTGTGGTAGCTGccgtggtggtgctggtggCCCTGATCCTGCTGGCACTTTACATCAACGCTCATCCCTTTCCAACCTCCCCCATCTGTCTCCTGCAG CGACGCAACAGCCACTGGCCATCCATGAAGTTCCGAAAACAGGGATTTCAATCCAGCTACTCAGAAGTAGAGGTTGATGTTCATGAGAAGGAAGGCATCATAGAAGCTGGTCGGTGTTGA